From Actinosynnema mirum DSM 43827, a single genomic window includes:
- a CDS encoding TetR/AcrR family transcriptional regulator, producing MTTAPVRDEHPRERLLRTAARLFYAEGVHAVGVDRLVKQASVTRATFYRHFPAKDDLVAAYLAEESLRIREGMAALTDGRPPRAALVAMLAEVGDATCADGFRGCQFLNAAAEHPDPAHPVRAVVDDHRRWFAGRLRDLAAEAGCQDPDHVARVLVLLRDGALSGGDLDDPALVRATLRRAVEAVVPER from the coding sequence ATGACGACTGCCCCGGTCCGGGACGAGCACCCCAGGGAGAGGCTGCTCCGCACCGCGGCCCGCCTCTTCTACGCCGAGGGCGTCCACGCGGTCGGGGTGGACCGCCTGGTCAAGCAGGCCTCGGTCACCAGGGCGACGTTCTACCGGCACTTCCCGGCCAAGGACGACCTGGTCGCCGCGTACCTGGCCGAGGAGAGCCTGCGCATCCGCGAGGGCATGGCCGCGCTCACCGACGGCCGCCCGCCGCGCGCCGCGCTCGTGGCGATGCTCGCCGAGGTCGGCGACGCGACCTGCGCGGACGGCTTCCGGGGCTGCCAGTTCCTGAACGCCGCCGCCGAGCACCCCGACCCGGCCCACCCGGTCCGCGCGGTCGTGGACGACCACCGCCGCTGGTTCGCCGGACGCCTCCGCGACCTGGCCGCCGAAGCCGGTTGCCAGGACCCGGACCACGTGGCCCGCGTCCTGGTCCTGCTGCGCGACGGCGCCCTGTCCGGCGGCGACCTGGACGACCCGGCGCTCGTGCGCGCCACCCTCCGCCGGGCCGTCGAGGCGGTCGTGCCCGAGCGGTAG
- a CDS encoding DUF397 domain-containing protein — translation MIGMLEGAKWKKSLRSGNSGGNCVEMACGTSSARAIRDSKNPAHGALVLDGDTAARFLDGLKAGRFGR, via the coding sequence ATGATCGGCATGCTTGAGGGGGCGAAGTGGAAGAAGTCACTTCGCTCCGGCAACAGTGGCGGTAACTGCGTCGAGATGGCCTGCGGGACGTCGAGCGCGCGTGCGATCCGCGACTCGAAGAACCCCGCCCACGGCGCGCTCGTCCTCGACGGGGACACCGCCGCGAGGTTCCTGGACGGCCTGAAGGCCGGGCGGTTCGGCCGCTGA
- a CDS encoding TetR/AcrR family transcriptional regulator: protein MPRPRKFDETQVLELAREQFWTTGFAGTRMDDIARVTGLGKGSLYGAFGDKEALFRRVFDDWCGAIVVLAEENLTGPDEGALARLEAYVRFVAANTAADVGRRGCFQAKGTAELAASDESVADRSATTMRALLGLLSREITAAQRCGDLAPDADPDALASLLLVVVRGVEAVGKAGLGAEAVTSAADTALALLPRP from the coding sequence GTGCCGAGGCCCAGGAAGTTCGACGAGACGCAGGTGCTGGAGCTGGCGCGGGAGCAGTTCTGGACCACCGGGTTCGCGGGCACGCGCATGGACGACATCGCCCGCGTCACGGGCCTGGGCAAGGGCAGCCTCTACGGGGCGTTCGGCGACAAGGAGGCCCTGTTCCGCCGCGTCTTCGACGACTGGTGCGGGGCGATCGTCGTCCTGGCCGAGGAGAACCTGACCGGCCCGGACGAGGGCGCGCTCGCCCGGCTGGAGGCCTACGTCCGCTTCGTCGCCGCGAACACCGCCGCCGACGTCGGGCGCCGGGGCTGCTTCCAGGCCAAGGGGACCGCCGAGCTGGCCGCGTCCGACGAGTCCGTCGCCGACCGCTCGGCCACCACCATGCGCGCGCTGCTCGGGCTGCTGAGCCGCGAGATCACCGCCGCCCAGCGCTGCGGCGACCTCGCCCCCGACGCCGACCCGGACGCGCTGGCGTCGCTGCTGCTGGTGGTGGTCCGGGGCGTCGAGGCGGTCGGGAAGGCGGGCCTGGGCGCGGAGGCCGTGACCAGCGCGGCGGACACCGCGCTGGCGCTCCTGCCCAGGCCCTAG
- a CDS encoding MarR family winged helix-turn-helix transcriptional regulator, whose amino-acid sequence MTDLEDATARLYLTIGRLSRLLRRTGSPGLGPGAVSALATLARCGPMRLGDLANKEGVAPPTLSRIVATLVEAGYVRREPDPQDGRAWLASPTDEGVAMVSGVRSARVQELRARLESLSPEHRDALVGALGALEALVEE is encoded by the coding sequence GTGACCGACCTGGAGGACGCCACCGCGCGTTTGTACCTCACGATCGGCAGGCTTTCCCGGCTGCTGCGCCGGACCGGCTCACCGGGGCTCGGCCCCGGCGCGGTCTCGGCGCTGGCGACGCTGGCGCGCTGCGGCCCGATGCGGTTGGGGGACCTGGCGAACAAGGAGGGCGTCGCGCCGCCGACCCTGTCCAGGATCGTGGCGACGCTCGTCGAGGCCGGGTACGTGCGCAGGGAACCGGACCCCCAGGACGGTCGGGCCTGGCTGGCCAGCCCGACCGACGAGGGGGTCGCGATGGTGTCCGGCGTGCGGTCCGCGCGCGTGCAGGAGCTGAGGGCCCGCCTGGAGTCCCTCAGCCCCGAGCACCGCGACGCGCTCGTGGGCGCGCTCGGCGCGCTGGAAGCCCTGGTCGAGGAGTAG
- a CDS encoding TetR/AcrR family transcriptional regulator, with product MRADARKNRDHLLAIADAVITEQGADVSMRDLARRAEVGLATLLRHFPTRDALLDALLRAGFDELTTLADRLEARLPPGEALKAWLREFVACAHTYRGAVTTMMGAIEDPDSALHASCVAMRGSGARLLERAQAAGQARTDLTGPDLFALGGALIWLHDQPTSAPRADHLLDVVAAAILTPEKP from the coding sequence ATGCGGGCGGACGCCAGGAAGAACCGCGACCACCTGCTCGCGATCGCGGACGCGGTCATCACCGAGCAGGGCGCGGACGTGTCGATGCGCGACCTCGCGCGCCGCGCCGAGGTCGGCCTCGCGACCCTGCTGCGCCACTTCCCGACCAGGGACGCGCTGCTGGACGCCCTGCTCCGCGCGGGCTTCGACGAGCTGACCACCCTCGCGGACCGGCTGGAGGCGCGCCTGCCCCCCGGCGAGGCGCTCAAGGCGTGGCTGCGCGAGTTCGTCGCCTGCGCGCACACCTACCGGGGCGCCGTCACGACCATGATGGGCGCCATCGAGGACCCGGACTCCGCGCTGCACGCCTCCTGCGTCGCGATGCGCGGCTCCGGCGCCCGGCTGCTGGAGCGCGCCCAGGCCGCGGGCCAGGCCAGGACCGACCTGACCGGCCCCGACCTGTTCGCGCTCGGCGGGGCCCTCATCTGGCTGCACGACCAGCCCACGTCCGCGCCCCGCGCCGACCACCTGCTCGACGTGGTCGCCGCCGCGATCCTGACCCCGGAGAAGCCGTGA
- a CDS encoding helix-turn-helix domain-containing protein, with protein sequence MVDRSAQHHTAVYKRKLGEVLETCREEAGLSRADAAAVLDCSTSKIRMIESGGVAVKTPELRELLTAYNITGERRADIETLGEHARQRRGRTTWGGAVPERLKRFFDKEETAVTIDSYSPWVLQGLAQTEAHARAVIQTNSLLSPKDVDRLVQARLARQERLHAQDAPKIRWAVDESVLRRPIGGAEVMRAQLEHLAALCRKDIGELRVIPNSVGAHAGCGFPFVVLVDAEGNRSVYVENLTDGSWIEDLDRVTRYEITMREIMDCALSTEESLRLVDTVLAQL encoded by the coding sequence ATGGTGGACAGGTCTGCGCAGCACCACACGGCGGTCTACAAGCGCAAGCTCGGCGAGGTGCTGGAGACGTGCCGCGAGGAGGCCGGCCTGAGCCGCGCGGACGCCGCCGCGGTCCTCGACTGCTCGACCTCGAAGATCCGGATGATCGAGAGCGGCGGGGTCGCGGTCAAGACGCCCGAACTGCGCGAGCTGCTGACCGCCTACAACATCACCGGCGAGCGCCGCGCCGACATCGAGACCTTGGGCGAGCACGCCCGCCAGCGCCGTGGGCGGACCACCTGGGGCGGCGCGGTTCCCGAACGCCTGAAGCGGTTCTTCGACAAGGAGGAAACCGCCGTCACGATCGATTCCTACTCACCATGGGTTCTGCAAGGGCTGGCGCAAACCGAGGCGCACGCCCGCGCCGTCATCCAAACGAACTCTTTGCTGAGTCCCAAGGACGTCGACCGGCTCGTGCAAGCACGACTCGCCCGACAAGAGCGCCTTCACGCCCAGGACGCCCCGAAAATCCGATGGGCGGTTGACGAGTCGGTCTTGCGCAGGCCGATCGGCGGCGCGGAAGTGATGCGAGCGCAGTTGGAACACCTGGCGGCCCTCTGCCGCAAGGACATCGGGGAACTGCGCGTGATCCCCAACTCCGTCGGCGCGCACGCGGGTTGCGGATTCCCTTTTGTCGTACTCGTGGACGCCGAGGGGAATCGATCCGTGTACGTCGAGAACCTGACCGACGGTTCATGGATTGAAGATCTCGATCGAGTGACACGCTACGAAATCACCATGAGGGAGATCATGGATTGTGCACTCTCGACCGAGGAGTCACTGCGACTGGTCGATACGGTACTAGCGCAACTGTGA
- a CDS encoding class I SAM-dependent methyltransferase, with amino-acid sequence MDRVRVALTGAQETMLATLYGRALDSARPHSVLNDGAAAEAVARLDYDFPGTGLTMTSAVGVAIRAWQLDRWLRGFLAEHPRATVLHLACGLDTRAHRLSPGPDVRWVDVDLPDVVAVREKVLPPPGGDYRLVGASATSPELWESIPDDRPTAVVFEGLSMYLSGAEVEGMVRRAVGRFPSGELMFDVYGTIGIRLQKLVPPVRRAGAVLRWGLDDPTGPEAWGLKLVESVRSTEMPMLDRLPLAGRVQLRIVGLIPRLRDAGRAVRYRFPA; translated from the coding sequence ATGGATCGAGTGCGCGTAGCGCTCACCGGAGCGCAGGAAACGATGCTGGCCACGCTCTACGGACGGGCGCTCGACAGCGCCCGCCCCCACTCCGTCCTGAACGACGGAGCAGCCGCCGAGGCCGTCGCCCGCCTCGACTACGACTTCCCCGGCACCGGCCTGACGATGACCTCCGCCGTCGGCGTGGCCATCCGGGCCTGGCAGCTCGACCGGTGGCTGCGGGGGTTCCTGGCCGAACACCCACGGGCCACCGTCCTCCACCTCGCCTGCGGCCTGGACACCCGCGCCCACCGCCTCTCCCCCGGCCCCGACGTGCGCTGGGTGGACGTCGACCTGCCGGACGTCGTGGCGGTGCGGGAGAAGGTGCTCCCGCCGCCGGGCGGGGACTACCGGCTCGTCGGGGCGTCCGCGACCTCACCCGAGCTGTGGGAGTCGATCCCCGACGACCGGCCGACCGCGGTCGTGTTCGAGGGGCTGTCGATGTACCTGTCCGGCGCGGAGGTGGAGGGGATGGTGCGGCGGGCCGTCGGGCGGTTCCCGTCCGGGGAGCTGATGTTCGACGTCTACGGGACGATCGGCATCAGGCTGCAGAAGCTCGTGCCGCCCGTCCGGCGGGCGGGGGCGGTGCTGCGGTGGGGGCTGGACGACCCGACCGGGCCCGAGGCGTGGGGGCTGAAGCTGGTGGAGTCGGTGCGCAGCACCGAGATGCCGATGCTGGACCGGCTGCCCCTGGCGGGGCGGGTGCAGCTGAGGATCGTCGGCCTGATCCCGAGGCTGCGGGACGCCGGGCGGGCGGTGCGCTACCGGTTCCCCGCGTAG
- a CDS encoding thiazole synthase — MTEPDRIAPAPDPLRIADREFTSRLITGTGGATNLTVLERALRASGTELTTVALRRADGSGGTGVLQLLRRLGIDLLPNTAGCRTAAEAVLTARLAREALGTSWVKLEVHADDRTLLPDPVETLDAARRLVADGFTVLPYTNDDPVLALRLEDAGCAAVMPLGSPIGTGLGIRNPHNLELIVARASVPVILDAGVGTASDAAVAMELGCAAVLLATAVTRAQDPELMASAMRSAVRAGRWARLAGRAPKRFWAHASSPAPDA, encoded by the coding sequence ATGACCGAGCCCGACCGCATCGCGCCCGCCCCCGACCCGCTGCGCATCGCCGACCGCGAGTTCACCTCCCGCCTGATCACCGGCACCGGCGGCGCGACCAACCTGACCGTCCTCGAACGCGCCCTCCGCGCCTCCGGCACCGAGCTGACCACCGTCGCCCTCCGCCGCGCCGACGGCTCCGGCGGCACCGGCGTCCTGCAGCTCCTGCGCCGCCTCGGCATCGACCTCCTGCCCAACACCGCGGGCTGCCGCACCGCCGCCGAGGCCGTCCTCACCGCCCGGCTCGCCCGCGAGGCCCTCGGCACGTCCTGGGTGAAGCTGGAGGTCCACGCCGACGACCGCACCCTCCTCCCGGACCCGGTCGAGACGCTCGACGCCGCGCGCCGCCTCGTCGCCGACGGCTTCACCGTCCTGCCCTACACCAACGACGACCCGGTCCTGGCCCTGCGCCTGGAGGACGCGGGCTGCGCTGCCGTCATGCCCCTCGGCTCGCCGATCGGCACGGGCCTGGGCATCCGCAACCCGCACAACCTGGAGCTGATCGTCGCCAGGGCGTCGGTCCCGGTGATCCTCGACGCGGGCGTCGGCACCGCCTCCGACGCCGCCGTCGCCATGGAGCTCGGCTGCGCCGCGGTGCTGCTCGCCACGGCCGTGACCAGGGCGCAGGACCCCGAGCTGATGGCCTCCGCCATGCGGTCGGCGGTGCGCGCGGGCAGGTGGGCGCGCCTGGCGGGCCGGGCGCCGAAGCGGTTCTGGGCGCACGCGTCCAGCCCTGCGCCGGACGCCTGA
- a CDS encoding SDR family NAD(P)-dependent oxidoreductase has product MPGVLQDKVAVITGGSSGIGLAMAHRFAAEGARVFVTGRDAARLDAAVAEIGDAATGVRADVADPAALDALYERVRAEAGRVDVLVANAGLAADAPLGEHTEEGVDLTLAVNVKGTLFTVQKALPLLSAGASIIVIGSSNSTRPNPLLAVYSASKAAVRNLVRNWAAQSKDRQFRINVLSPGPTRTPGLMSAGGPMIEQYVREQVPLGRMAEPEEIASAALFLASDASSFVTGVELFADGGQAQV; this is encoded by the coding sequence ATGCCGGGCGTGTTGCAGGACAAGGTGGCCGTGATCACCGGGGGCTCCAGCGGGATCGGGCTGGCCATGGCCCACCGGTTCGCCGCCGAGGGCGCGCGGGTCTTCGTCACCGGGCGGGACGCCGCGCGGCTCGACGCCGCCGTCGCCGAGATCGGGGACGCCGCCACCGGGGTGCGGGCCGACGTCGCCGACCCGGCCGCGCTGGACGCGCTCTACGAGCGGGTGCGGGCCGAGGCCGGGCGGGTCGACGTGCTGGTCGCGAACGCGGGCCTGGCGGCCGACGCCCCGCTCGGCGAGCACACCGAGGAGGGCGTCGACCTCACCCTCGCGGTGAACGTGAAGGGCACGCTGTTCACCGTCCAGAAGGCGCTGCCGCTGCTGTCGGCGGGCGCGTCGATCATCGTGATCGGGTCCAGCAACAGCACCCGGCCCAACCCGCTCCTCGCGGTGTACAGCGCGTCCAAGGCCGCGGTGCGGAACCTGGTGCGCAACTGGGCGGCGCAGTCGAAGGACCGGCAGTTCCGGATCAACGTGCTCAGCCCCGGCCCCACCCGCACGCCCGGCCTGATGAGCGCGGGCGGGCCGATGATCGAGCAGTACGTGCGGGAGCAGGTGCCGCTGGGGCGGATGGCCGAGCCGGAGGAGATCGCGTCGGCGGCGCTGTTCCTGGCCTCGGACGCCTCCTCGTTCGTCACCGGCGTCGAGCTGTTCGCGGACGGCGGGCAGGCGCAGGTCTGA
- a CDS encoding NADP-dependent oxidoreductase, translated as MTGTMKAVRLHEHGGPEVLRLDEVPVPEVGPGEVRVRVRAVGLNPPDWYLREGMTKIPPELRPRLDLPLIPGTDVSGVVEEVGEGAGWAVGDEVFGMLRFPSPGGSAYAEQVVAPATDLARKPAGVDHVQAAGAPMAGLTAWQFLIALGHEVAPPFQPRPHHPVPLGSGTTVLVNGAAGGVGHFAVQLARWRGARVVAVASGSHGEFLRGLGADVVVDYTRERAEDLVDEVDLVLDAVGGEATGRFLPLVRRGGALFPVFPGPYDVAEAARREVTVSATQVRASGAQLAELGALLGSGEVRVGVDSVFPLADAAAAHARAERGHIRGKIVLVVD; from the coding sequence ATGACCGGCACGATGAAGGCGGTTCGGCTGCACGAGCACGGCGGGCCGGAGGTGCTGCGACTCGACGAGGTCCCGGTGCCCGAGGTGGGGCCGGGCGAGGTCCGGGTGCGGGTGCGGGCGGTGGGGCTCAACCCGCCGGACTGGTACCTGCGGGAGGGCATGACGAAGATCCCGCCGGAGCTGCGGCCGAGGCTGGACCTTCCGCTGATCCCCGGCACGGACGTGTCCGGGGTGGTGGAGGAGGTCGGCGAGGGCGCGGGGTGGGCCGTCGGGGACGAGGTGTTCGGGATGCTGCGCTTCCCCTCGCCCGGCGGCAGCGCGTACGCCGAGCAGGTGGTGGCGCCCGCGACGGACCTGGCCCGCAAGCCCGCGGGCGTGGACCACGTGCAGGCGGCGGGCGCGCCGATGGCGGGGCTGACCGCGTGGCAGTTCCTGATCGCGCTCGGGCACGAGGTCGCGCCGCCGTTCCAGCCGCGACCGCACCACCCGGTCCCGCTCGGGTCGGGGACGACGGTGCTGGTCAACGGCGCGGCGGGCGGCGTGGGGCACTTCGCGGTGCAGCTGGCCAGGTGGCGGGGCGCGCGGGTGGTCGCGGTGGCCTCGGGGTCGCACGGGGAGTTCCTGCGGGGGCTGGGCGCGGACGTGGTCGTGGACTACACGCGGGAGCGCGCCGAGGACCTGGTCGACGAGGTCGACCTGGTGCTGGACGCGGTCGGCGGGGAGGCGACCGGGCGGTTCCTGCCGCTGGTCCGGCGCGGGGGCGCGCTGTTCCCGGTGTTCCCCGGCCCGTACGACGTGGCCGAGGCGGCGCGGCGCGAGGTGACCGTCTCGGCCACGCAGGTCAGGGCGAGCGGGGCGCAGCTGGCGGAGCTGGGCGCGCTGCTGGGGTCGGGCGAGGTGCGGGTCGGGGTCGACAGCGTCTTCCCGCTCGCGGACGCCGCCGCCGCGCACGCGCGGGCGGAGCGCGGGCACATCCGGGGCAAGATCGTGCTGGTGGTGGACTAG
- a CDS encoding alpha/beta fold hydrolase, with translation MSTPTVVLVHGAFADSSSWTDVVRGLRAQGVPVVAVANPLRGLESDARYVASVANSVTGPVVLVGHSYGGALITRAARDVAGAKALVYVAAFQPDTGESALELANRFPGAKLGPDTLDVLVHEGAPELSIKPGDFREVFAADLPESATTVLAATQRPVAEAALAGGLDGEPAWRSLPSWALVANQDNAIPAASQEFMAERAGSTTTRVDASHAVAVSRPEVVAELVLAAVRATS, from the coding sequence ATGAGCACCCCCACCGTCGTCCTGGTCCACGGCGCGTTCGCCGACTCGTCCAGCTGGACCGACGTCGTCCGCGGGCTGCGCGCCCAGGGCGTCCCGGTCGTCGCGGTCGCGAACCCGCTGCGCGGCCTGGAGTCCGACGCCCGCTACGTCGCCTCGGTCGCCAACAGCGTCACCGGCCCGGTCGTGCTGGTCGGCCACTCCTACGGTGGCGCGCTGATCACCCGCGCGGCGCGGGACGTCGCAGGCGCGAAGGCGCTGGTCTACGTCGCGGCGTTCCAGCCCGACACCGGCGAGAGCGCGCTGGAGCTGGCGAACCGCTTCCCCGGCGCCAAGCTCGGCCCGGACACCCTGGACGTGCTCGTGCACGAGGGCGCGCCGGAGCTGTCGATCAAGCCGGGGGACTTCCGCGAGGTGTTCGCGGCCGACCTGCCGGAGAGCGCGACGACCGTGCTGGCCGCGACCCAGCGCCCGGTGGCCGAGGCCGCGCTGGCGGGTGGGCTCGACGGCGAGCCCGCGTGGCGCTCGCTGCCGTCGTGGGCGCTGGTCGCGAACCAGGACAACGCGATCCCGGCGGCCTCGCAGGAGTTCATGGCCGAGCGCGCCGGGTCGACCACGACGCGGGTCGACGCCTCGCACGCGGTCGCGGTGTCCCGGCCGGAGGTGGTGGCCGAGCTGGTGCTCGCGGCGGTGCGCGCCACGAGCTGA
- a CDS encoding zinc finger protein, translating to MPSRAFKWLPHDRSRHAVERGRHPGEDTRTLCGVDVTVPVQELPRTHWYWPTCVDCDAAWRGHEGIPAFPRTGEARR from the coding sequence GTGCCGAGCCGAGCGTTCAAGTGGTTGCCGCACGACCGGTCCCGCCACGCCGTCGAGCGCGGGCGCCATCCCGGCGAGGACACCCGGACCCTGTGCGGCGTCGACGTCACCGTGCCCGTCCAGGAGCTCCCGCGCACGCACTGGTACTGGCCCACCTGCGTGGACTGCGACGCCGCGTGGCGCGGGCACGAGGGCATCCCCGCCTTTCCCCGCACCGGGGAGGCGCGTCGGTGA